In the Mya arenaria isolate MELC-2E11 chromosome 11, ASM2691426v1 genome, one interval contains:
- the LOC128209452 gene encoding uncharacterized protein LOC128209452, with translation MARLSKLTQASMAVTFLGAIAMLKSFQDVRYFKSDAMKITAVQASERDMEKLVRKYHISEEQLKAIKEEKKEQSLLGPVPDNLLETDPTFQHKRVTNTDLS, from the exons ATGGCTCGTTTATCGAAGTTGACGCAAGCATCAATGGCT GTCACTTTCCTGGGTGCAATTGCAATGCTAAAGTCATTCCAGGATGTCAGATACTTCAAATCAGATGCTATGAAAATCACAGCAGTG CAAGCAAGTGAGCGGGACATGGAGAAGCTGGTGAGGAAATATCACATCAGTGAAGAGCAGCTAAAGGCAATCAAGGAAGAG AAGAAGGAGCAGAGCTTGTTGGGCCCAGTGCCAGATAACCTCCTAGAGACTGACCCTACCTTCCAGCACAAACGTGTGACTAACACAGACTTATCATAG
- the LOC128207250 gene encoding GDP-D-glucose phosphorylase 1-like isoform X2 has product MELFHYGEKDFQESTKPWNAGENRELSAFDKCLCAGWDRAVEAGHFRYKLNIDQTKVIGKLGYVAQLNEKRAQERRKPDNICSVNQPFNPATFNFGKIPASEVLFQLGDGCVNDLNDKNQCGDGTNKEVMKVRNLVVINVSPLEYGHVLLVPDVDACNPQILTQSSVQLALEMLLLSKHSGFRVGFNSLCAYASVNHLHLHAYYLNHELFIEHTPVNNLKGPLYELTSMPGHGYALQLHGTDHVTLSRWVFQITDYFQKKEVAHNMFMTRGSVFGDPQGSTNRTVRVFIWPRKKFIGLKDEAAFNVALVELAGHLPIKVESLFNELTEESIESTIRDHLLQSTEYETIKHDLVSMFSQQGS; this is encoded by the exons ATGGAGCTTTTTCATTATGGGGAAAAGGATTTTCAAGAGAGTACAAAGCCCTGGAATGCAGGCGAAAACAGAGAGTTGAGTGCA TTTGACAAGTGTCTGTGTGCGGGATGGGACAGAGCTGTTGAGGCAGGACATTTCCGCTACAAACTTAACATTGATCAGACAAAGGTGATAGGCAAACTTGGATATGTTGCACAG CTTAATGAGAAGCGGGCTCAGGAGCGTAGGAAGCCAGACAACATCTGCTCTGTAAACCAGCCATTCAACCCAGCAACCTTCAACTTTGGCAAGATACCAGCCAGTGAAGTGCTCTTTCAGCTTGGGGATGGGTGTGTCAATGACTTGAATGATAAGAATCAGTGTGGGGATGGAACAAATAAAGAGGTCATGAAG GTTCGGAACTTGGTGGTAATCAATGTGAGCCCGCTGGAGTATGGTCATGTGCTGTTGGTTCCTGATGTGGATGCCTGCAATCCGCAG ATCCTTACACAGTCTTCCGTTCAACTGGCATTAGAGATGCTTCTCCTCAGTAAACACAG CGGGTTTCGTGTTGGGTTCAACAGCCTGTGTGCCTATGCCTCTGTGAACCACTTACATCTGCATGCCTACTACCTGAACCACGAACTCTTTATAGAACACACG CCCGTGAACAATTTAAAAGGGCCACTGTATGAGTTGACATCAATGCCAGGCCATGGGTATGCTCTTCAGCTGCACGGAACAGATCATGTCACACTTTCAAG ATGGGTGTTCCAGATAACAGATTACTTCCAGAAGAAGGAAGTTGCCCACAACATGTTTATGACCCGTGGCTCTGTATTTGGTGACCCACAGGGCAGCACCAACCGCACTGTTCGGGTCTTCATTTGGCCCAGAAAGAAGTTCATAG GGTTGAAGGATGAGGCAGCCTTCAATGTTGCCCTTGTTGAACTTGCTGGTCATCTACCCATTAAAG TGGAAAGTCTGTTTAATGAGCTGACAGAGGAGAGTATTGAGTCTACAATACGCGACCATCTTCTACAGTCCACCGAGTACGAGACAATCAAGCATGACCTTGTCTCAATGTTCTCCCAACAAGGCAGTTGA
- the LOC128209451 gene encoding BRISC and BRCA1-A complex member 2-like, with product MNEHDIISSVTPKLSHLVIKLMRDCEVGICAGHVKLSDLNCGCPTVSDAPGKCDRFKVTIPFAGQTLTWEVLFDEQNPEDPPDFIFGSDEFFPNIDRLPSLVDWDFSEPASLTHVINELVIEYRRYQERLVSEIERLNFEYTSLLEGTAVTPDTMEIHVSRTENRVGPINFLIKLHVDFSKIPEYMVKLNLGEDAALLLVTYHTAEGSRITPQLYMSHRLEKALGGGNNLRIPVFPEQSCLSDYVQDVTLLLQNKVDTIVNCFEKRRDYINAFLEQFGRSVLEFDSVSFTKVGFLFEWHDFFFMVNIELPAMFPKEKPSLTLQSIYHEQKGRPYSEPYPDYPYSPRWNGAEMADRIRQYILEHIGTFQKKSVTCGRE from the exons atgaatgaacatgacATTATATCGTCAGTTACTCCCAAATTAAGCCATTTAGTTATCAAATTGATGCGAGATTGTGAAGTTGGTATATGTGCTGGACATGTGAAACTGTCTGATCTTAATTGTGG ATGTCCAACAGTGTCTGATGCCCCTGGAAAATGTGACCGATTCAAGGTCACCATTCCATTTGCAGGACAAACTCTCACAT GGGAAGTCTTGTTCGATGAACAAAATCCAGAGGATCCTCCTGACTTCATATTTGGATCAGATGAGTTCTTTCCAAACATTGACAGACTGCCG AGTCTGGTCGACTGGGATTTCTCAGAGCCTGCCAGTCTTACACACGTCATCAATGAACTCGTCATAGAGTACAGGAGATACCAG GAGCGATTGGTGTCAGAGATTGAACGACTCAACTTTGAGTACACATCACTGCTGGAAGGGACTGCAGTCACCCCGGACACAATGGAAATACATGTCTCCCGCACAGAG AATCGTGTAGGACCTATAAATTTCTTGATAAAGCTGCACGTAGACTTCTCTAAAATACCTGAGTATATGGTGAAG TTGAACCTTGGAGAGGACGCTGCCCTGTTGCTGGTCACGTACCACACGGCCGAGGGATCACGCATCACACCTCAACTCTACATGTCACACAGGCTAGAAAA GGCGCTGGGTGGGGGAAATAATCTACGTATACCGGTGTTTCCTGAGCAGTCATGTCTCTCTGACTACGTCCAGGATGTGACCTTACTCCTCCAAAACAAG GTTGACActattgtaaattgttttgagAAGAGGCGGGATTACATAAATGCTTTCTTGGAACAATTTGGAAG GTCTGTTCTGGAGTTTGACAGTGTTAGTTTCACCAAGGTTGGGTTCCTCTTCGAGTGGCACGATTTCTTCTTCATGGTCAACA TTGAATTGCCTGCGATGTTCCCAAAGGAGAAGCCATCGTTGACGCTCCAGTCCATCTACCATGAGCAGAAGGGTCGGCCGTACAGTGAGCCATACCCAGACTACCCCTACAGTCCACGCTGGAATGGGGCAGAAATGGCAGACAGAATAAG ACAGTACATCCTGGAGCATATTGGTACATTCCAAAAGAAATCAGTGACTTGTGGAAGAGAATAG
- the LOC128207250 gene encoding GDP-D-glucose phosphorylase 1-like isoform X1: MELFHYGEKDFQESTKPWNAGENRELSAFDKCLCAGWDRAVEAGHFRYKLNIDQTKVIGKLGYVAQLNEKRAQERRKPDNICSVNQPFNPATFNFGKIPASEVLFQLGDGCVNDLNDKNQCGDGTNKEVMKVRNLVVINVSPLEYGHVLLVPDVDACNPQILTQSSVQLALEMLLLSKHSGFRVGFNSLCAYASVNHLHLHAYYLNHELFIEHTPVNNLKGPLYELTSMPGHGYALQLHGTDHVTLSRWVFQITDYFQKKEVAHNMFMTRGSVFGDPQGSTNRTVRVFIWPRKKFIGTHMWLKDEAAFNVALVELAGHLPIKVESLFNELTEESIESTIRDHLLQSTEYETIKHDLVSMFSQQGS, from the exons ATGGAGCTTTTTCATTATGGGGAAAAGGATTTTCAAGAGAGTACAAAGCCCTGGAATGCAGGCGAAAACAGAGAGTTGAGTGCA TTTGACAAGTGTCTGTGTGCGGGATGGGACAGAGCTGTTGAGGCAGGACATTTCCGCTACAAACTTAACATTGATCAGACAAAGGTGATAGGCAAACTTGGATATGTTGCACAG CTTAATGAGAAGCGGGCTCAGGAGCGTAGGAAGCCAGACAACATCTGCTCTGTAAACCAGCCATTCAACCCAGCAACCTTCAACTTTGGCAAGATACCAGCCAGTGAAGTGCTCTTTCAGCTTGGGGATGGGTGTGTCAATGACTTGAATGATAAGAATCAGTGTGGGGATGGAACAAATAAAGAGGTCATGAAG GTTCGGAACTTGGTGGTAATCAATGTGAGCCCGCTGGAGTATGGTCATGTGCTGTTGGTTCCTGATGTGGATGCCTGCAATCCGCAG ATCCTTACACAGTCTTCCGTTCAACTGGCATTAGAGATGCTTCTCCTCAGTAAACACAG CGGGTTTCGTGTTGGGTTCAACAGCCTGTGTGCCTATGCCTCTGTGAACCACTTACATCTGCATGCCTACTACCTGAACCACGAACTCTTTATAGAACACACG CCCGTGAACAATTTAAAAGGGCCACTGTATGAGTTGACATCAATGCCAGGCCATGGGTATGCTCTTCAGCTGCACGGAACAGATCATGTCACACTTTCAAG ATGGGTGTTCCAGATAACAGATTACTTCCAGAAGAAGGAAGTTGCCCACAACATGTTTATGACCCGTGGCTCTGTATTTGGTGACCCACAGGGCAGCACCAACCGCACTGTTCGGGTCTTCATTTGGCCCAGAAAGAAGTTCATAGGTACCCACATGT GGTTGAAGGATGAGGCAGCCTTCAATGTTGCCCTTGTTGAACTTGCTGGTCATCTACCCATTAAAG TGGAAAGTCTGTTTAATGAGCTGACAGAGGAGAGTATTGAGTCTACAATACGCGACCATCTTCTACAGTCCACCGAGTACGAGACAATCAAGCATGACCTTGTCTCAATGTTCTCCCAACAAGGCAGTTGA